Below is a genomic region from Ziziphus jujuba cultivar Dongzao chromosome 7, ASM3175591v1.
ACAGAAAATAGTTGTTCAATTTCTGCAAGAGTAGTTTTCAAAATGTCAATATctacaaaattaaacaaccatgcAATTATGTCCaaataaatggaaaagaaaaatgcacatagtattttaaatcaattcaaAATAATCAGACAGACTAAAATTTAACGTTAATCCTACACTGAAATAAAACAATCCCAATTCTTAATGTATGGTATTGACATAATGCGCGCAAAACACAGATCAAACCCCTTACCGGCGGGTGCATAGAACTCTGTGAGGCATCCATACTCCCGGCGAAATGCGTGAACTGCGAAATCGCTGCCACGGCCGCCGCGGGATTCAACCCACCGGTCGTCCCAGCCACATCCGATCCCGGAACCGATTGTTGGCGGCTTTCCACAGCGCCATGTGGGTAATACGCATTCTGCTGTCTCTGCAAATGGGTTTGAGCAGGTTCGGCCGATTGAGAGGATGCCGGCGGAATTGGGACGCCGGGAGGGTGAATCGAGGTGGGTTCTTGGTGGAATTGCTGTTGGGATTGTTGTTGGGCATAAGCAACTGAATAATCTTGTGAAGAATGATAATATGCGTATTGATCATAGGAAGCTTGGGGTTGTTGATGAGGATTATAGGCATAGTAGGCCTGGGTTGAGTGATCGTAAGCTTGCAATTGAGAAGAATCGTAggcttgttgttgttgctgttgttctGGATGCTGGAATTGTTGTTGATGATGGGCTTCTGTGTATGACGAATAATCCATGTTTGATGCTGATGATCCTCCTCTTTCTGCGAAGAGAGGTGCTTTGTGATGTTCAATTTTCtagtttcttttgctttttatgcTGTGCTtttgagaagaaagaaaaatgtcaaGAGAGGGATTACTGGGACACGTGAAACATTTCCATGTCAAATGTGCAAAAAAATTTCTGTTAACGCTTATTAATTTcggaatatattaaaatatatcaattaaaatttctgcaaaaaaatttaaaaaaatttattggaccatagaattctattattttgtgataatttaattttcatttggaaaaaaaaaatcactcttatttataattttcacgTACTGAGTGTGTGCTTTTGGAAATTgcactaatattttattaaaaaaataaagaaagaaaaaaatttaaaaagaatttacattttttatttaatttcacttaaaaaggaaaaactgtATGTAATGAGCCCATGGATAAATTGGTCACGATAAGAGAGCTGGGGTCAAATTGGGTCGTACTGTTAAATTGGCTCTGAAGTCTGGAGGGTGGTTTACATGTGTATACGATATATACCGTCCTATACTCTATGCGGTTAAAAGGGCTTTCATGAAAAATCTGAAATCCCATAAGCAAAATCCTCATCATCAATGTAATCTTGCAAGGATAATATCCAAGAAGTAATCCCTGTACACCTCAAAGCTGGACTTCATGAAGGTCATCCGCAGAACCACTACCAGTTCTTGGAATCTGCATGGCTGGAGAATTGCTAGGCATATACAGTGACGGAGGCATACCTAGTGCTTCTCCTAAAGGccttatttcatttttcattgaATTATTGGAAGCATCATTAAGGCTTCCACTCCAGGATGCTGCCCGGCGTGAGTGAGCAGGGAGATGGCTATTTCCTTTTGCCATGTCTCCTCCCTTCTGTACAATATTGTCCATGCTAGGAAACCGATGCATAGTGGATGATGTCGATGGCGGTGGAGAAGAGAATGAATCCTGTTGAAATGGTTTTGGACGACTGTTGTCAGTCGCTGCGGCTTCTGTCATGTTTTCTTCAACTGTTTGAAGTGTCTCTGTACCTGAAGCTGCTGGAGAGGGTATGAAAAACTTGGGAGTTGAACCACCCCTAGGTTTAGCAGCTGGAATAGAAGGTGACTGGAATAAGTTCGTCGGCATTCCACCACCTTTGTTGAATGTATCAACATacctgaaaattttaaatatatttttaaaccaaATGACGGGGTACGAACGGAATTCCATTACACTTCAGTAACCACAGAGATTTGAAAAAGGAGAGAACTATCTAAGGTCTATACCTTGATCTGACTCCCATACGCCCCCGTGCAGTGAACTGATTCGAACTAGGTGGAATGGGTGGGATCCCTGAGCTCTGCTCAGAAGGAGTCGAGCCTTTGAATTCTGGCCCAGCAATGGTATCAAATCTTTCAGTTTTCAGAGCATCTTGTATGCTGTAATCTTGATTTCCGCTCTGGAAAGCTGCAGTTTTTGGTGGAGGTGGTAAGGCTGCTTCCTCAGGTGGAGGTTCAGCACCTTCTTCCACCCATCTCTTAAGTTTTTCATCATAATAGAACTTGTTTGCCTCACCTAATTTAGCCTTCAGAAAAACATTGCATATAGAGTAAATGCCCACACTAAGCTAAGAAACTGGTCCCCCACAAGCAGGATATCCATTCATTGAGAAGTGGAGacccaaaaatacaaaataaaaagaggagAGATAGAATTACAGTAATACCTGCCGACCCGGCCGGGATCTGATGACCAATCCTACTGTCTTTTGGAATAACTGGGATCCAAAACGACCAAATCGTGAAGACCCACTAGACACTGATGGTTTTGCAGAAGTGTTCGAAGAGTTTGCTTTCTTGGATGAATCAGCCTGACAGAATACAAAAAACCTTATTTAATTTCTCTCATTCTCACTTTTTGGCATACTGCTGATCAATTCTTGAACTTGTCCAGAATTAAACAGCAAGACTCGGAATATAATGACTTGAATGAGAAAGGACAGTACTCACTTCAAGCCAGgattaaccaaaaaattatCAAGTTACTCAATCCAAACAGAATAGCATcgtttcaggaaaaaaaaaaccagtgtCAATTTGTTTCTCATATCTGGGACTTAACATAGCATAAAAATATCCCATATTACGAGGCCATGCCCCCATTAGCTCATCCCATGCTGTAAAGCACAATGTGAGGAGCAGaacatgttaattttattttagttcatTAAACCAGATGGGTCCTCCACCATTCTAACCCTTTAAAACACCACCTGCAGAATTCTTAAATCCATGACAACGAAAttcttagttaaaaaaaaaaaaaaaaaaaaaaaaaaaacgaaggtCTAAGAAAAGAATGCTAATCTGGAAAGAAATCTATGTCAACCTTTACTGGGTTTCTACCAAAGTCTGGCTCTGAAATGCTTCTATTAGGCACTGATAGATGATTACTCTCAGCACCAGTCCATTCACTTATGGGTTCCATTGATGCAGAAGGCATTAATGAAGACATGGCCATTGTTGATTGACCGTAAGTTACTTTTGGACCACCTGGTGGATGAGCATGTTCATTATGTTGAGCACTGCCTGGTGATGTCATAGGTACAGGTGGAGGTAGGCTGCCAACAACACGATGTGCAGTACTATCAAAGAAGGTAAGCAATTTGCCCACCAGTTTGGTTGGAGCCAAATTTGTACTATAACCACCCTGTACATAAGAAACCCATAATATATCAGATATACTGAAAGATTGAGCAAAGAAACTACATGGGGGAGAACTACCTGCTGGTGCGTTCTTAGTCGCTCTTCGAGTGATAAAACTAATTGTTTACAGGTTTCCACTTCATGCGATCGGCCAGTTTTTAAAGACTTCAATATTGCTTGACAGTACCTGCTCAAGCATAGTGCAGATCGTAGGGATGAAGGACTATATTAaacttaatgataaaaaaaaatggtttaaatTATGAATAACCATACTTACTTTAATGCATCTGCAACCTTCCCAACTTCAGCCAGCATATGGGCATAAATAAGCTTATATGGCAGAAATGGTAGCAGGAGAAACTGAGAATTTCCAAGAACCTTTGAGTATTCATATAATTCTGTCCTCTGTCCAGGTATCCAAAAGctcaatatcatataatatccAAGACATTAgccaaaaatttaatatagggaTTTGTTATTTTGAAACTTTATGATTATTACAAATTAATCCACATGATCAACAAACAGAATCTTCAGATGAAGTCAACATGTATATTTTTGGAGGCCAAATACTATAATTCTTAGACTGAATACCCTCAGTACTAGGCCAGTAAATTGAAAAATCATGCATAGCAAAAAAAACGTATGCATCAGTACTGAAAGCCAatttgatatctatatatatatatatatatagatatatatctttGAAAATAAGGATATAAAACTATATAGAACACCTGAATAGCCTCAGGACTAGCATATGTCCGTGGAAATTTCCAGTGATCTGCACCAACAAGACACATCCTCGCACTGTCTGAATATGGCTCAAAATTGGCTTCTGCAACTAAATAACAGATGTGTGCTGCTGTGATCTGCATAACTACCTTTGTCAGAATGCTTCCAATAAGGGAAGGAAAGAAGACAAAAACCATCTTTTGtgggaaaaaaacaataaagaacTCAACCAAAAGACATGCAACATACTTCTCCCATCTCCTTCCATAAGGAATCACCCAGATGGATGATAACAAGCTCATCATCTTTTGTCCTGTTTGCAGTTATGATGGCCAAATTCTCTTCCCACTCTTGTAACATGTGGCTAGCCTCACCCTGTAGTACCAAAAGTAGACAAACTAGCTGAGGCAAAATAttcaactataaaatttatagtaACTTTCACGTACAGCAACATGCTCCGGACAAAAGAGCGAAATACCAAGAAAATCGCAATTAGCTACTGAAAAGGAATACAAACGTAgcactaaaaataaatactgcATGAAGCAAACTATTTTCAggcataaattattaaattcatatatcaCCTCAGCAGGCTGTCGAGAGATATTGAAAGAACCAGGTAGACTGCTATATGTAGTGGCATTGCAGAAAACATCTGCAGGCTGCCCTGCCATTAGCAGGCACAATGTTCTTAATGGTGATCCTGGTATAAACTGCTTAAGTGCCATTTGCTTTACAGTATCACCATAGAACTGCATGTGTTTAAAAAGAGGAAAtcattagaaattaaaaatgatatttaagaCATATACTGACATATGCTTATTATAGGAGATGATTAACAAATCAACTATGTATAAAGAACAGGAAAGGCTAATGAAAGAAATAAGGTGAACATGGATGAACCTTATCACCAAGTTGTGAGGCAAGGACTAGGGCTGGACCCCACAGTTGACCTTCTTTTGCATATTCAAAAGCCTCCTTCTTCCTACCAGATACAAGAAGCTTCTGCACTTCAAGAGCGGTAGCCTAAAGCAATTGCATATAGTTAATGTTACCTAATGGCCCACAGGCATTATCTATCAGATATTAGAATGAAGCGgaaacaaataataatcataacaacaacaacataccTGGATCTGAGCTTCAGAAGGCATGTTTTGTAAGCAGCGCCTAACTGCCCCATATTCTTGGTTTCTTTTAGCCGATGCAAAAAGTTCAGCGACAGCTGATTCTGGACTAtcactttcctaatttaattagaaaaaaagttCATATGTCACTAATCAAATCCAAAGAAAAACTATAGGGAATATTTGTCttggcagaaaaaaaaaatggaaaaaagaaaagaaaggaccTAAATTTAAAATCGAGCAAGCAGATTATAACCTAGTAGGATTTAGGTTAAAATAAATACGCTTTGTTCTAAAAGAAACTAAGACCACAGaagaaaattagaattttattttatgaccaATGACCGTGTCAGGAACACTAcatacaaaaatgaaataattaacaCCAACAAAATTGATGGATAATGATCGATTTAGGCATTcatcaaatatgatttttttcagAATTTTAAGATTATGGCTGCTGCACTCGAAATGTTCCGATAACAAGGTTGTTGAATTTTCCAAAGGACGTCCAAACAGGCCAGAACCTAATACGTCCATTTATGAAAGAGAAGTTATGAGTTACCTTCAAAGGTTCCTCAGTGCCAAAGGGAGATCTAAGTTTTCCATAGCACTGGAACGATATTTTCAGCAAAGAGAAAAGCAACCTCAAAAGATCCCCTCTCCTGAAATCCATGTAGGGAGTTTCACAGTTTGCAATCCTGTCATCAATCCATTTATTTAATTCCTTAATTCCAGCATTCCCACCAACCAAAGGACCAGGAAAAGGTTGCTGGCATAACACATGGAAGTAGTCACAACCACCAGTTCCAAAGCTTGAAGCATTAGTTTTATCCATGACAACTTCCATCACGTTGAGGACATTGATCACACCTTTTACTGAGTCCTTCACATCACCACACatacagaaaaagaaaaggaacgcTTGAGACCTGTTATGCATACACTAACGCTGCACAGGCATACACAAACAcacaccccaaaaaaaagataaaataaaaaataaaaacacatgcATACAAGGACTGACCTGACTTCCATATGTGGAGTTTGCATGAGAATAATTATCATCTTTCATTACTATAAGTTTTCCCCCAAATCCAAAAGTAACTAGAGCATGTGAAGGTCGTCCTACAGATGACCTTCCTTCACTGGGCACATAAGAGAATGAAGTTCCACTCTGGAGCGGCTGTTGTGAAGAATATACTGATTTTTGACTGTCAAACTGAGCAGGTGAGAAAtgaatgttttgtttttgttccttCCTGGTTTGATTATAATGCTCGGCGAAGTTTCCAACAGGATTAAAGCTTGGAAACCCTGCAACCTCAGTACTCTGACTTGCCTGGTCAGAAAGCACAACTGATCCAGAGGGATCAAACACTCTTTGTTGTTTCATAGAGTTACTTCCAGGATCAGTTGAAACGTGTTGGTTCCCTAATTCATGTCTTTCAGCAACTTGCTGTGGTTGCCACATATTCACATTCTGCTGATTGTAACTACTGACAGATGCACCCCAGTTTGCAACACTCTCTCGACTGAACTGACCCTGCAACCCGTAATTCTCACCATTCAGATTATAATGTTGCTGATTATTATCTACACTAGTTGACTGATGCACACCACTGTACGAATCCAACTGCTTCCATTCCTGGGCAATTGTGTCATAATACCACCCAGGATACTGGGGATCAAACACCATATAAGCAGGGTATTCTGAGTTCCCTTGGGGAATTTGACTCCAGTTAGAAACACTACTAGTCGCACCTGTATCCATCACACTTCCAGCAACAGATTGTGCTGTTTGATGCAAATAGTAAGCATCTGTTCTCTGGTCTGTAACGTTTGCATTATCCACTAACTGAGAATTCATATACAAACTCTCCTGAGCGTTAACCCTGGCATTCACACCCCCATTTACATTTGCATTGCCATCATAACCCTCCAACTGATACCATTGTCCTGTATTAGGATCATACTTCCA
It encodes:
- the LOC107424170 gene encoding protein transport protein SEC16B homolog gives rise to the protein MASPPYEVDDQTDEDFFDKLVNDDEIDLIGSVPHSSVETNQFDEAAAFSNLSISELDSELDAHVGSVGSESIGFGNNGDSGVKDGVVSAPLDAKVDSVVAKENDSLIPSDANQTDNVGIGSGGALSKNVETEAKEVQWDKLDLDSKLHGGSKYGSYSDLFNELGDNSEDPFANVGKIDKLEAPSTVTSGFIENQAADLGSSSFEQHGEGQFYGTAQEQNAEGVQDLNSSQYWENLYPGWKYDPNTGQWYQLEGYDGNANVNGGVNARVNAQESLYMNSQLVDNANVTDQRTDAYYLHQTAQSVAGSVMDTGATSSVSNWSQIPQGNSEYPAYMVFDPQYPGWYYDTIAQEWKQLDSYSGVHQSTSVDNNQQHYNLNGENYGLQGQFSRESVANWGASVSSYNQQNVNMWQPQQVAERHELGNQHVSTDPGSNSMKQQRVFDPSGSVVLSDQASQSTEVAGFPSFNPVGNFAEHYNQTRKEQKQNIHFSPAQFDSQKSVYSSQQPLQSGTSFSYVPSEGRSSVGRPSHALVTFGFGGKLIVMKDDNYSHANSTYGSQDSVKGVINVLNVMEVVMDKTNASSFGTGGCDYFHVLCQQPFPGPLVGGNAGIKELNKWIDDRIANCETPYMDFRRGDLLRLLFSLLKISFQCYGKLRSPFGTEEPLKESDSPESAVAELFASAKRNQEYGAVRRCLQNMPSEAQIQATALEVQKLLVSGRKKEAFEYAKEGQLWGPALVLASQLGDKFYGDTVKQMALKQFIPGSPLRTLCLLMAGQPADVFCNATTYSSLPGSFNISRQPAEGEASHMLQEWEENLAIITANRTKDDELVIIHLGDSLWKEMGEITAAHICYLVAEANFEPYSDSARMCLVGADHWKFPRTYASPEAIQRTELYEYSKVLGNSQFLLLPFLPYKLIYAHMLAEVGKVADALKYCQAILKSLKTGRSHEVETCKQLVLSLEERLRTHQQGGYSTNLAPTKLVGKLLTFFDSTAHRVVGSLPPPVPMTSPGSAQHNEHAHPPGGPKVTYGQSTMAMSSLMPSASMEPISEWTGAESNHLSVPNRSISEPDFGRNPVKADSSKKANSSNTSAKPSVSSGSSRFGRFGSQLFQKTVGLVIRSRPGRQAKLGEANKFYYDEKLKRWVEEGAEPPPEEAALPPPPKTAAFQSGNQDYSIQDALKTERFDTIAGPEFKGSTPSEQSSGIPPIPPSSNQFTARGRMGVRSRYVDTFNKGGGMPTNLFQSPSIPAAKPRGGSTPKFFIPSPAASGTETLQTVEENMTEAAATDNSRPKPFQQDSFSSPPPSTSSTMHRFPSMDNIVQKGGDMAKGNSHLPAHSRRAASWSGSLNDASNNSMKNEIRPLGEALGMPPSLYMPSNSPAMQIPRTGSGSADDLHEVQL